From Pagrus major chromosome 9, Pma_NU_1.0, the proteins below share one genomic window:
- the u2af1 gene encoding splicing factor U2AF 35 kDa subunit, translated as MAEYLASIFGTEKDKVNCSFYFKIGACRHGDRCSRLHNKPTFSQTIALLNIYRNPQNSAQSADGLTCAISDMEMQEHYDEFFEEVFTEMEEKYGEVEEMNVCDNLGDHLVGNVYVKFRYEEDAEKAVMDLNNRWFNGQPIHAELSPVTDFREACCRQYEMGECTRGGFCNFMHLKPISRELRRELYGRRRKSRHRSRSRSRERRSRSRDRGRGGGGGRDHERRRSRDRERSGRF; from the exons ATGGCGGAGTACCTGGCATCCATTTTTGGGACAGAGAAAGATAA GGTCAActgctctttttattttaaaattggtGCCTGCCGACATGGCGACCGCTGCTCCAGATTACACAATAAGCCAACATTCAGCCAG ACAATTGCCCTCCTGAACATTTACCGGAACCCACAGAACAGTGCCCAGTCTGCTGATGGGCTCACCT GTGCCATCAGTGACATGGAGATGCAGGAGCACTATGACGAGTTTTTTGAG GAGGTCTTCACAGAGATGGAAGAAAAGTACGGAGAAGTGGAGGAAATGAACGTATGTGACAACCTCGGGGACCACCTAGTAGGAAATGTGTATGTCAAG TTCCGTTATGAAGAGGACGCAGAGAAGGCCGTGATGGACCTGAATAACCGTTGGTTTAATGGACAGCCCATCCATGCTGAGCTCTCTCCTGTCACAGACTTCAGAGAAGCCTGCTGTCGCCAGTATGAAATGGG AGAATGCACTCGTGGTGGCTTCTGTAACTTCATGCATCTGAAGCCCATCTCACGTGAACTGAGGAGAGAGCTCTATGGGCGTCGGAGGAAGAG CCGTCACAGGTCTCGGTCTCGATCGAGAGAGAGGCGATCTCGCTCTCGGGACAgaggtcgaggaggaggaggtggacgTGACCACGAGAGACGTCGTTCTAGAGACAGAGAACGTTCCGGGCGATTCTGA
- the gabpa gene encoding GA-binding protein alpha chain, producing the protein MAKSEPEEMIEIEIDEREKQACLEEGVEEHTITASDLIQQDIDINEPIGNLKKLLEPRIQISLDAYDICLQDIQLHPDHSLFDQGVKTDGTVQLSLQIITKPGEEKLNILEIVKPVETVEVVIDPDAAGEEGALVEEGQLIAVDRSGLSDETSEQVTRWAAALEGYRKEQVRLGIPYDPVLWSADQVIHWAVWVMKEFNIDEMEIGSIHIPGRDLCGFSQEEFLQKVPNGEILWSHLELLRKYVLASQDQSGGDATVTIDQPVQIIPAQVSTPTAIKVLKQSRGPRAPRISGGEERSSPGNRTGNNGQIQLWQFLLELLTDKDARDCISWVGEEGEFKLNQPELVAQKWGQRKNKPTMNYEKLSRALRYYYDGDMISKVQGKRFVYKFVCDLRTLIGYSAAELNNLVTECEQKKLTRMQMHGIGQPITTVTLATTTLDKDS; encoded by the exons ATGGCCAAGAGTGAACCAGAAGAGATGATAGAGATCGAGATCGATGAACGGGAGAAACAGGCATGCCTGGAGGAAGG tgttGAGGAGCACACCATCACAGCATCAGATTTGATTCAACAAGATATCGACATTAATGAGCCCATTGGCAATTTGAAGAAGCTTTTGGAGCCCCGTATCCAAATCTCATTGGATGCATATGACATCTGCTTGCAGGACATTCAG CTTCACCCTGATCACAGCCTCTTCGATCAGGGAGTAAAGACAGATGGCACAGTGCAGCTCAGCCTGCAGATTATAACCAAACCAG GTGAAGAGAAGTTGAACATTTTGGAAATAGTGAAGCCGGTAGAAACAGTAGAGGTGGTGATCGATCCAGatgcagcaggagaggagggagcgCTGGTGGAGGAGGGTCAGCTCATTGCCGTGGACCGATCTGGCCTGTCTGATGAGACATCAGAGCAGGTCACACGCTGGGCCGCAGCACTTGAAGGCTACCGCAAGGAGCAGGTCCGCCTTGGCATACCATATG ACCCTGTGCTCTGGAGCGCTGACCAGGTGATCCACTGGGCAGTGTGGGTGATGAAGGAGTTCAACATCGATGAGATGGAAATAGGCAGCATTCACATCCCAGGCCGAGATCTCTGCGGGTTCAGCCAGGAAGAGTTCCTTCAGAAAGTGCCCAATGGAGAGATCCTCTGGAGTCACCTGGAGCTCCTACGCAAGT aTGTGTTGGCAAGCCAGGACCAGTCAGGAGGGGACGCTACGGTCACCATTGATCAAC CTGTGCAGATAATCCCGGCTCAAGTGAGCACACCCACTGCCATAAAAGTATTGAAGCAGAGCCGAGGCCCCAGAGCTCCTCGTATttcaggaggagaggagcgcAGCTCACCTGGCAACCGCACAG GCAACAATGGTCAGATCCAGTTGTGGCAGttcctgctggagctgctgacaGACAAGGATGCAAGAGACTGTATCTCCTGGGTGGGTGAGGAGGGCGAGTTCAAACTCAACCAGCCAGAGCTCGTGGCACAGAAATGGGGCCAGCGCAAGAACAAGCCCACTATGAACTACGAGAAACTCAGCAGAGCCCTCAG GTATTATTACGACGGGGACATGATCAGCAAGGTGCAGGGCAAACGCTTCGTCTACAAGTTTGTGTGCGACCTGAGAACTCTGATTGGCTACAGTGCTGCTGAGCTCAACAACCTGGTGACCGAGTGTGAACAGAAGAAACTGACCCGCATGCAGATGCACGGCATCGGTCAGCCCATCACTACAGTGACCCTGGCCACCACGACACTAGACAAAGACAGTTAA
- the cbsb gene encoding cystathionine beta-synthase b, with protein MTQKSEKKTAFQVEGIGYAVIPTVLDRSLVDMLYKSVDMETFTMARKLIREEGLLCSGSSGSAMAAAVKMAQQLEEGQRCVVILAKSVYNYVIIYVSKFLSDKWMCEKGLLSLLDFKPWWLNNSSVSVRSLQLSAPLTVLLSVSCQKIHLQY; from the exons ATGACAC AGAAGAGTGAAAAGAAGACCGCTTTTCAAGTGGAGGGCATTGGATATGCCGTTATCCCCACAGTGTTGGACAGATCT CTTGTTGACATGCTGTATAAATCAGTTGATATGGAGACGTTCACCATGGCCCGCAAGCTGATCAGAGAGGAGGGGCTTCTGTGCA GCGGCAGCTCTGGCTCAGCCATGGCAGCAGCAGTAAAGATGGCTCAGCAGCTTGAGGAGGGACAGCGCTGCGTGGTCATCCTGGCCAAGTCCGTCTACAACTACGTCATTATCTACGT GTCAAAGTTCCTGAGTGATAAGTGGATGTGTGAGAAGGGCCTCCTCAGCCTCTTAGATTTCAAACCCTGGTG GTTAAATAACTCATCTGTTTCTGTAAGGAGTCTACAGCTGTCTGCCCCTCTcactgtgttactgtctgtgtccTGCCAGAAAATACATCTTCAGTATTGA